The Akkermansiaceae bacterium nucleotide sequence GGAAACCACCGGCAAGAGCAGAGCGCAGTACGCGGCGGAGTGCGAGGCTCCGGTGGGCACGCACACAGCTCACAGCGCGCCTATGGCTCTGCTGTTCCCGACCTCAAAGTTCTTTTCCGGTGAAGCGGCGGGCGATGGATTGGTTACTCTCCATGGGTCATGGAACCGGGGCACAGCAAGCGGATACGAAGTCGTCCGAGTAAAGCTGGAGAAGGATGGGTCAAGTGCCACCTTTCATCCCTTCATTTCCGGCTTCTTCCTGGAACAGGAGAAAGGCCAGTTCGGCCGCCCATGTGACCTGATCGAAGACGGCGATGGGTCGGTGCTCATGAGCGATGACAGTGGCGGTCGCATTTACCGTATCACTAGAAAGTGAATTCCTTGCCAGCTGGCTATGGTGGATTGAGCGACCTTTAGCCCGACGAGGAACCTAGAGAGGTGGTTCCCTGAGGGCGTGCCCCTCGGGTGACTGCTACCTGAATGAGTGATAACCTCCAAGAGGGGCCGGAATGGGAGATTAGCGAGAGAGGAGAATTTCAGGGTTTTCGTTGCTCAGCCTTTTCGGCAATCAGATGGAAAGGCACCTTCAGAGCACGAGCAAGATCGTATAGGGCCATTATGCTTGGGATCCGTTCGAGGCGCTCCAGACGGCTGATGATGGCCCGATCCACACCACTTTGGGTGGCCAACTGCTCCTGGGATACGCCAGCGGCCGCACGGATCTCTTTAAGTTCCTCCACAAGGGCTTTCAAAAAGGCATCCGCTTCCTCACTGGGCATTCAATAAGAATGTCATCAGCAGGATGGTCTTGAATACGGGCTGAATGACAGGTGTCAGTTGACATTATTGCGGCAGCGGAGCTAATGATCGGTTGGCCGTTCGAAGAAGAATAAGGCCACCAAACACCCGAACGCCATGGCCCTCATTCCCTGCGCTGAATGCAAAAATCCGATCTCGAAAACGGCAAAAACCTGCCCGTCATGCGGAGCGAAAAACCAAAAGCGCGGAATCGGCTGCCTCGGCTCCGGCGCGATTATCGTGTTCGCGATGATCGCTGTGTTTGCTCTGGGGATTCTGTCCATCTTTTCAGATACAGCCAAGCGGGAGGCTCAAAACTCGAGCCTCCCTCTGTTATCAACGAACCATTCACCTGCTCCGCCAATCCTGCTGGCCAAGCCGACCTCAGTAATTGTGAGAGATGCAGGCAGTGTTGGCCCCGAAACTAAAAGCCCACTGGAAATCCTGGCGGCAATCGTTGCGAAGAACCAGAACACCCAAGTTGTCACGGTCACCGCTAACTACGAGTTTGGTTCCGGAACGGGTTTCGTTAAATACCTCTACGACTCCAAGTCGCACTACCTGTTGAAAATGGAGAGACACTTATTGCCTGGAGTCTCTGTCGCCCACCGATGGTCATTGAGTAGAGAGGTGGGTGCCGCGTCTCTCTCTGAGCGGGCTCTGTGGGGATTGGAGTCCAGGATCCACCATGTGACCTCTCAACCCGCATCTGCAAAGACCTCAGTGCCTCTCCATTATGAATCCAGTCCTTCTTTAACTGCGTGGCCGTAGACGACACCTCCTTCTCAAACCTTCGAGCATTCTCATCGGATGAGATTGCCCCGCTGATCGCCTTCTTCGATCGGTACGACACCGTTGTCCCCTACCAAGGTAGCGAGGTTACCGTGCCCATCAAGTTCAGTACTGAGGATTTGAGTCTGAACGCAAGGTTGCTTCGGGGCGCTGAGAACCACGCTTTTGCCGAGGAAGCCTTCTCTTCGCGCTACCGGATTTGGGCAGAAACCTTGCGGGGAATTCTCCTGTCAGTGGAAGGCGATTTGGCTGCGGGAAAAGTGAGCAATGCCACCTCCGCCAATCTAATAAGATCGCTTAATTCGGTGGCTGCTTTCTGCGAAGTGCTGAGGGCAGTCGCAGCGATCGAAGATCGCGCGTAACCTGGATTTGCAAAGAGCTTAACATTGGTTAACCAACTGGGCTAGGGTTGGGCGGGTGACCTTCGAAAATGAAGGATTTGGGCTCCGATAGGCCAAATTCATTGATAGATTTCCAGTTATGGGAAAGAATCTTCAATATCGAATTGTTAGAAAAGTGCTCTATCGGTTACTTTGTGTTGAAATTCAGTGGGTCATCTTGGTAATACTAGACGGACGTATGCTGT carries:
- a CDS encoding helix-turn-helix transcriptional regulator gives rise to the protein MPSEEADAFLKALVEELKEIRAAAGVSQEQLATQSGVDRAIISRLERLERIPSIMALYDLARALKVPFHLIAEKAEQRKP